From one Rhizobium lentis genomic stretch:
- a CDS encoding inositol monophosphatase family protein: MARSALLNVMVQAALKAGKSLGRDFGEVQNLQVSVKGPGDFVSTADRKAEKIVREELLKARPTYGFLGEESEEIKGTDGAHRWIVDPLDGTTNFLHGIPAFAVSIALERNGEIVAAVVFNPATDELYTAERGGGAFLNDRRLRVAARRVLSDCVIGCGVPALGKRNHGKFLVELRHVMGEVAGIRRLGSPTLDLAYVAAGRFDGFWEAELAPWDMAAGILLIREAGGFATDWDGGTAILEAGAIVAGNEHIHKALIEVIKRPIPAK, from the coding sequence ATGGCCCGTTCAGCTCTTCTCAATGTCATGGTTCAGGCTGCTCTCAAGGCAGGAAAATCACTGGGGCGTGATTTCGGCGAGGTGCAGAACTTGCAGGTTTCGGTGAAGGGACCGGGCGACTTCGTTTCCACCGCCGACCGCAAGGCCGAGAAGATCGTCCGGGAAGAGCTGCTCAAGGCACGCCCGACCTATGGTTTTCTCGGCGAGGAAAGCGAAGAGATCAAGGGCACCGACGGCGCGCATCGCTGGATCGTCGATCCGCTCGACGGCACGACGAACTTCCTGCACGGCATCCCGGCCTTCGCGGTCTCGATTGCGCTCGAACGCAACGGCGAGATCGTTGCCGCCGTCGTCTTCAATCCGGCGACCGACGAACTCTATACGGCAGAGCGCGGCGGCGGCGCCTTCCTCAATGACCGGCGCCTGCGCGTTGCTGCGCGCCGCGTGCTGTCGGATTGTGTCATCGGCTGCGGTGTGCCTGCACTCGGCAAGCGCAATCACGGCAAATTCCTGGTCGAACTTCGCCATGTCATGGGCGAAGTGGCGGGTATCCGCCGCCTGGGTTCGCCGACGCTCGATCTCGCCTATGTCGCCGCCGGACGTTTTGACGGTTTCTGGGAGGCCGAGCTTGCACCCTGGGACATGGCGGCCGGCATCCTGCTCATCCGTGAAGCCGGCGGTTTTGCCACCGATTGGGATGGCGGAACGGCCATCCTGGAGGCGGGCGCGATCGTCGCCGGCAACGAACACATTCACAAGGCGCTGATCGAGGTGATCAAGCGGCCAATCCCCGCAAAGTGA
- a CDS encoding peptidoglycan -binding protein — MALARNRRRERTVDYWPGFVDALSTLLISIMFLLTVFVVGQFILSREITGRDEVLNRLNSQINELTQLLALEKGSNQDLQDSVANLQASLASAEGERSRLQALLNAGSGGQDAAQKRIGAMTQELDEQKQVSERALSQVELLNQQIAALRSQIAAVEAALQASEEKDRVSQTKIADLGSRLNVALAARVQELNRYRSDFFGRLREILSDRENIRIVGDRFVFQSEVLFPSGSADLNPEGQTEMAKLAAALLDLAKEIPPEINWVLRVDGHTDNVPLAGTGRYRDNWELSSVRAISVVKFLIGQGVPADRLVAAGFGEFQPIAPGNSPDARATNRRIELKLTEK, encoded by the coding sequence ATGGCCCTTGCCCGCAACCGCCGCCGCGAACGCACGGTGGATTATTGGCCGGGCTTCGTCGATGCGCTGTCGACGCTGCTCATCTCGATCATGTTCCTACTGACGGTGTTCGTCGTCGGGCAGTTCATTCTCAGCCGCGAGATCACCGGGCGTGACGAGGTGCTCAATCGCCTCAATAGCCAGATCAACGAGCTGACGCAGCTTCTGGCGCTCGAAAAGGGCAGCAATCAGGACCTGCAGGATTCCGTCGCCAACCTGCAGGCTTCGCTTGCCAGTGCCGAGGGCGAGCGCTCGCGGCTGCAGGCGCTGCTGAACGCCGGTTCGGGCGGGCAGGACGCGGCGCAGAAGCGGATCGGCGCGATGACGCAGGAGCTCGACGAGCAGAAGCAGGTGAGCGAACGAGCGCTCAGTCAGGTCGAACTGCTGAACCAGCAGATTGCAGCGCTTCGCAGCCAGATCGCCGCCGTCGAAGCAGCGCTTCAAGCGTCGGAGGAAAAGGATCGGGTCTCGCAGACCAAGATCGCCGATCTCGGCAGCCGCCTCAACGTGGCGCTTGCTGCGCGCGTGCAGGAACTGAACCGCTACCGTTCCGACTTCTTCGGTCGTTTGCGCGAAATCCTTTCGGACCGCGAGAATATTCGCATCGTCGGCGACCGGTTCGTCTTCCAGTCGGAGGTGCTGTTTCCGTCAGGGAGCGCCGATCTCAATCCGGAGGGACAGACCGAAATGGCGAAGCTCGCCGCGGCACTGCTCGATCTCGCCAAGGAAATTCCGCCCGAGATCAACTGGGTGCTGCGCGTCGACGGCCATACCGACAATGTGCCGCTTGCCGGGACGGGCCGCTATCGTGACAATTGGGAGCTTTCCTCGGTACGCGCGATTTCGGTCGTGAAATTCCTGATCGGTCAAGGTGTACCGGCCGACCGGCTCGTTGCCGCCGGCTTCGGCGAATTCCAGCCGATCGCACCCGGCAACAGCCCGGACGCGCGCGCCACCAACCGTCGCATCGAGCTGAAGCTGACCGAGAAGTAA
- a CDS encoding chemotaxis protein CheW: MIMATTSLEAQFVTFSLGEEIFAVPVEVVREILDYAEAFKIPNGPDYLLGLRDVRGQGVPTIDLRLKLGMTKTVPTPHTRVLVLDVPMESRLLTLGLVADRVFEVTPFRRDQIEAAPDIGVRWRSDYIAGVVRRENGFVVIIDLARLLSREDASALQSAA; this comes from the coding sequence ATGATCATGGCAACGACATCTCTGGAAGCGCAATTCGTGACCTTCAGCCTCGGCGAGGAGATTTTCGCCGTGCCGGTCGAGGTCGTGCGGGAGATCCTCGACTATGCGGAAGCGTTCAAAATTCCGAATGGTCCCGACTATCTGCTCGGTCTGCGCGACGTGCGCGGGCAGGGCGTGCCGACCATAGACCTTCGATTGAAGCTCGGCATGACGAAGACGGTGCCGACGCCACATACACGGGTGCTCGTGCTCGACGTGCCGATGGAAAGCCGGCTGCTAACGCTCGGCCTCGTCGCCGACCGCGTCTTCGAGGTTACGCCGTTCCGGCGTGACCAGATCGAGGCGGCGCCCGACATCGGCGTGCGCTGGCGTTCGGACTATATTGCCGGTGTCGTTCGCCGGGAAAACGGGTTCGTCGTCATCATCGATCTCGCGCGGCTTTTGTCGCGCGAGGATGCCTCGGCTCTGCAATCGGCGGCCTGA
- a CDS encoding methyl-accepting chemotaxis protein gives MRFTIKLKLSLVFGFIVLLTCGMAGLAIYNLSSLNTQISIMVAGPVANLRNSGDLSDAVMRSIRAEKDAIINTDPIKITGYVEEIAQQHEVIKTLQGRLAASKDAEIKKEMAEFSDLYSKWTTVQDRIAGLATENTTESNAQAGVISMGEGQQATAHLLGILTKLNDTVTANLAETDAATNEQYAQSRNLLVMMTIGLIFVSSAAAIWILLNISRGLMRAVNLADAVSIGDLEQKIEHKSNDEIRDLVNSMSRMTANLRNTATIANQISNGDLMVSPKPLSEKDTLGIALEQMVERLRGVVADAISAAENVSAGSQQLSASSEQVSQGASEQAASAEEASASMEEMAANIKQNADNAAQTEKIARQSAKDAEASGDAVTRAVQAMRTIAEKISIVQEIARQTDLLALNAAVEAARAGEHGKGFAVVASEVRKLAERSQSAAAEISAMSGDTVKAAQEAGDMLGRLVPDIRKTAGLVAEISAACREQDVGAAQINEAIQQLDKVTQQNAGASEQMSATSEELASQAEELQTSIAFFRVDTADNRQSRAPAVKMTTRSPAPSAARKPAIKKPAASSVADQQARVKGFALDLSMGGPDDGDAEFKESA, from the coding sequence ATGCGCTTCACAATCAAACTCAAACTAAGCTTGGTGTTCGGTTTCATCGTTCTGCTCACGTGCGGCATGGCCGGTCTTGCGATCTATAATCTTTCGTCGTTGAACACGCAGATATCGATCATGGTCGCCGGTCCGGTCGCCAACCTGCGCAATTCGGGCGATCTTTCCGATGCCGTCATGCGCTCTATCCGCGCCGAAAAGGACGCGATCATCAATACGGATCCGATCAAGATTACAGGCTATGTCGAGGAGATTGCGCAACAGCACGAAGTCATCAAGACACTGCAGGGCCGTCTTGCCGCCTCGAAAGATGCGGAGATCAAGAAGGAGATGGCCGAGTTCAGTGATCTCTATAGTAAATGGACCACGGTGCAGGATCGCATCGCCGGTCTCGCCACCGAGAATACGACGGAATCCAATGCTCAAGCCGGCGTCATCTCGATGGGCGAAGGGCAGCAGGCGACGGCCCATCTGCTCGGTATTCTCACCAAGCTGAACGACACCGTGACAGCCAATCTCGCGGAAACGGATGCGGCCACCAACGAGCAGTATGCCCAATCGCGTAATCTGCTTGTCATGATGACGATTGGTTTGATCTTTGTCTCGTCGGCGGCCGCGATCTGGATCCTGCTTAACATCTCCCGCGGCCTGATGCGCGCCGTCAACCTCGCCGACGCCGTCAGCATCGGGGATCTCGAGCAGAAGATAGAGCATAAGAGCAATGACGAAATCCGCGATCTCGTCAATTCGATGAGCAGGATGACGGCAAATCTGCGCAACACCGCGACGATCGCCAACCAGATTTCGAACGGCGACCTCATGGTGTCCCCGAAGCCCCTTTCGGAGAAGGACACGCTCGGCATCGCGCTCGAACAGATGGTCGAGCGGCTGCGCGGCGTCGTCGCCGATGCCATCTCGGCCGCAGAGAATGTTTCCGCCGGCAGCCAGCAGCTTTCGGCAAGTTCCGAGCAGGTATCTCAAGGTGCCAGCGAACAGGCCGCGTCGGCGGAAGAGGCGTCGGCCTCAATGGAGGAGATGGCCGCCAATATCAAGCAGAACGCAGACAATGCCGCACAAACGGAGAAGATCGCACGGCAGTCGGCCAAGGACGCGGAAGCCAGCGGTGATGCGGTGACGCGCGCCGTGCAGGCGATGCGGACCATTGCCGAGAAAATCAGCATCGTTCAGGAAATCGCTCGTCAGACAGATCTTCTCGCTCTCAATGCGGCTGTGGAAGCGGCGCGTGCCGGCGAACACGGCAAGGGCTTTGCGGTGGTCGCGTCGGAAGTGCGCAAGCTTGCCGAACGCAGCCAGTCAGCCGCTGCGGAAATCAGCGCCATGTCGGGCGATACGGTCAAGGCCGCCCAGGAAGCCGGCGACATGCTCGGCCGGCTGGTGCCCGACATCCGCAAGACGGCGGGACTCGTTGCCGAAATCAGCGCCGCCTGCCGCGAGCAGGATGTCGGTGCGGCCCAGATCAACGAAGCGATCCAGCAGCTCGACAAGGTGACTCAGCAGAATGCCGGCGCCTCCGAACAGATGTCGGCGACCTCGGAAGAACTTGCCTCCCAGGCGGAAGAACTGCAGACCTCGATTGCCTTCTTCAGGGTCGATACAGCAGACAACCGCCAGTCACGCGCGCCGGCCGTCAAGATGACTACCCGCAGCCCGGCCCCCAGCGCCGCCCGCAAGCCGGCGATAAAGAAACCGGCGGCCAGCAGTGTCGCCGACCAGCAGGCGCGGGTGAAAGGTTTCGCTCTCGATCTCTCCATGGGCGGTCCCGATGATGGTGACGCCGAATTCAAGGAAAGTGCATGA
- a CDS encoding flagellar motor protein MotA has product MENVNVAEIGSTEKTAGGYTYRLSSPMPFLWTMLLFLVIVGFIAAILFRQTQAAFMHNPGLNGLIVGVLAVGIILVFNHVLALRPEVRWFNSFRAAGSADKVNRNPRLLAPMRALIGSRKSSVALSTTALRSILDSIATRLDESRDVSRYLIGLLVFLGLLGTFWGLIGTIGSISIVIQSLDAGSNGTGDVLSALKEGLSMPLSGMGQAFSSSLLGLSGSLILGFLDLQAGRAQNRFYTELENWLSSVTDVGSDLAPALDAVSGSSSEDMRALSDYLRKVSEEGGIGSQRSVAAMASLAEGIQGLVKNMRNEQQMLRDWIEAQQDEAKAMRRTLDRLAERIGLQERGADKAERHRDRASQTEKSEGK; this is encoded by the coding sequence ATGGAAAATGTGAATGTGGCGGAGATCGGCTCCACCGAAAAGACGGCCGGCGGTTACACCTACAGGCTTTCGAGCCCCATGCCCTTCCTCTGGACGATGCTGCTTTTCCTCGTCATCGTCGGTTTCATTGCCGCCATTCTCTTCCGGCAGACGCAGGCTGCCTTTATGCATAATCCGGGTCTCAACGGCCTGATCGTCGGCGTTCTCGCGGTCGGAATCATCCTTGTTTTCAATCATGTGTTGGCGCTTCGCCCCGAAGTGCGCTGGTTCAACTCGTTCCGCGCCGCCGGCAGCGCCGACAAGGTCAACCGCAATCCGCGGCTGCTTGCGCCGATGCGGGCGCTGATCGGCAGCCGCAAGAGCTCGGTGGCGCTGTCGACGACGGCACTGCGCTCGATCCTCGATTCGATCGCCACCCGCCTCGACGAATCGCGCGACGTTTCGCGTTACCTGATCGGCCTGCTGGTGTTCCTCGGCCTGCTCGGCACTTTCTGGGGCCTGATCGGCACCATCGGCTCGATCAGCATCGTCATCCAGTCGCTCGATGCCGGCTCGAACGGCACGGGGGACGTGCTCTCGGCGCTGAAGGAAGGGCTTTCCATGCCGCTTTCGGGCATGGGCCAGGCCTTCTCGTCGTCGCTGCTCGGCCTTTCCGGGTCGCTCATTCTCGGCTTCCTCGACCTGCAGGCCGGCCGCGCGCAGAACCGCTTCTACACGGAGCTGGAGAACTGGCTTTCATCCGTTACGGATGTCGGCTCCGATCTCGCGCCGGCGCTTGACGCCGTTTCCGGCTCCTCCTCGGAAGATATGCGCGCGCTCTCCGATTATCTGCGCAAGGTCTCCGAAGAGGGCGGCATCGGCAGCCAGCGTTCTGTCGCCGCCATGGCGAGCCTTGCCGAAGGCATTCAGGGTCTGGTCAAGAACATGCGCAACGAGCAGCAGATGCTGCGCGACTGGATCGAGGCGCAGCAGGACGAGGCGAAGGCGATGCGCCGCACGCTCGACCGGCTGGCCGAACGCATCGGGCTGCAGGAGCGGGGAGCCGACAAGGCCGAGCGCCACCGCGACCGCGCGAGCCAGACCGAGAAGAGCGAGGGCAAGTAA
- a CDS encoding protein-glutamate methylesterase/protein-glutamine glutaminase yields MRKKIRVLIIDDSASVRQTLAHVLEQDPEIEIMAVASDPFVAARRLLEETPDVITLDVEMPRMDGITFLRKLMAQRPIPVVMCSSLTEAGSETLIQALEAGAVDVILKSKIGAADGLADDAMRIREVVKSASHARLTTVRRAAGSIRSASAEGPARKLTADAMLPPPTGRAMAKTTEMVVCVGASTGGTEALREFLEELPANAPGVVIVQHMPEKFTAAFAKRLNGLCEVEVKEAADGDPVLRGHVLIAPGDKHMLLERQGARYHVSVKTGPLVSRHRPSVDVLFRSAARSAGSNAMGIIMTGMGDDGARGMLEMHEAGAYTVAQDEASSVVFGMPKEAIARGGVDRILPLDQIAREVLMTQQKF; encoded by the coding sequence ATGCGCAAGAAAATCCGCGTTCTCATCATCGACGATTCCGCCAGCGTTCGTCAGACGCTGGCCCATGTTCTGGAGCAGGATCCCGAAATCGAGATCATGGCGGTGGCGTCCGATCCTTTCGTGGCGGCACGCAGGCTCTTGGAGGAGACCCCCGACGTCATTACGCTCGATGTGGAGATGCCGCGCATGGACGGCATTACTTTTCTGCGCAAGCTGATGGCACAGCGGCCGATTCCGGTGGTCATGTGTTCATCGCTGACGGAAGCCGGTTCGGAAACGCTGATTCAGGCGCTGGAGGCCGGCGCCGTCGACGTTATTCTGAAATCGAAGATCGGCGCCGCCGACGGCCTTGCCGACGATGCGATGCGCATCCGCGAAGTCGTCAAGAGCGCCTCGCATGCACGACTCACGACTGTGCGCCGCGCCGCCGGCTCCATCCGCTCGGCTTCGGCGGAAGGGCCGGCCAGGAAGCTGACAGCGGATGCCATGCTGCCGCCGCCGACGGGTCGGGCGATGGCGAAGACAACAGAGATGGTGGTTTGCGTCGGCGCCTCCACCGGCGGTACCGAAGCGCTGCGCGAATTCCTGGAGGAATTGCCGGCCAATGCGCCGGGCGTGGTGATCGTTCAGCATATGCCGGAAAAATTCACCGCCGCCTTCGCCAAGCGGCTGAACGGGCTTTGTGAGGTCGAGGTCAAGGAAGCCGCCGACGGCGATCCGGTGCTGCGTGGGCATGTGCTGATCGCGCCGGGCGACAAGCACATGCTGCTCGAACGCCAGGGCGCGCGCTATCATGTCAGCGTGAAGACCGGACCGCTGGTGTCGCGCCACCGCCCGTCGGTCGACGTGCTCTTCCGCTCGGCGGCGCGTTCGGCCGGATCGAACGCCATGGGGATCATCATGACCGGGATGGGCGACGATGGCGCGCGCGGCATGCTGGAGATGCATGAGGCCGGCGCCTACACCGTCGCGCAGGACGAGGCGAGTTCCGTCGTTTTCGGCATGCCGAAGGAGGCGATCGCCAGGGGCGGCGTCGACCGTATCCTGCCGCTCGATCAGATCGCCCGCGAAGTGCTGATGACGCAGCAGAAGTTCTGA
- a CDS encoding YegP family protein has product MYKFEVYKDKSGEFRFRFKASNGETMFSSEGYKAKASALNAIESIKKNTSGAEIVDQTKAEA; this is encoded by the coding sequence ATGTATAAATTCGAAGTCTACAAGGATAAATCAGGCGAATTCCGTTTCCGCTTCAAGGCATCGAACGGGGAAACCATGTTCAGTTCCGAGGGCTACAAGGCGAAGGCGTCCGCCCTGAATGCTATCGAATCCATCAAGAAGAACACCTCCGGCGCCGAAATCGTCGACCAGACAAAGGCCGAAGCCTGA
- a CDS encoding Bug family tripartite tricarboxylate transporter substrate binding protein, protein MALSKMTRRTGLALALGLTATLGLGRSAVAADFPDRAITMVVPFAAGGSTDVVARIVAQKMSEDLGQQVIVQNVAGAGGNLGAGNVARAEPDGYTILMGTVATHALNPLILKSTPYDPEKDFAPVSLLVVVPNVLVVNPELPAKTVPELIALLKAEPDKYSYASSGNGTPLHLSGELFKSMAGVSMQHIPYKGAGPALNDVIGNQVPIMFDNLPSSSSHIKAGTLRALAVTTAERAPSFPDVPTVAESGIPGYETYTWNALFAPAKTPSEVVMRLNASAKKALADPAVAERMKEFSAAIVGSTPDELAAHVKAELAKWGPVVKGANIQME, encoded by the coding sequence ATGGCGCTTTCAAAAATGACGCGACGCACGGGCCTTGCGCTCGCTCTTGGCCTGACTGCAACGCTGGGGCTCGGCAGGTCGGCCGTTGCCGCCGATTTTCCCGATCGCGCGATCACCATGGTCGTGCCCTTCGCGGCCGGCGGCTCGACCGATGTCGTCGCGCGCATCGTCGCGCAGAAGATGTCGGAGGATCTCGGCCAGCAGGTGATCGTCCAGAACGTCGCCGGCGCCGGCGGCAATCTCGGGGCCGGCAACGTCGCTCGCGCGGAGCCCGATGGCTACACCATTCTGATGGGCACTGTCGCGACCCATGCTCTCAATCCGCTGATCCTCAAATCGACCCCCTATGATCCCGAGAAGGATTTCGCGCCGGTCTCGCTGCTCGTCGTCGTGCCGAATGTGCTGGTCGTCAATCCGGAATTGCCGGCAAAGACAGTGCCGGAGCTGATCGCCCTGCTCAAGGCCGAGCCCGACAAATACAGCTACGCCTCGTCGGGCAACGGCACGCCGCTGCATCTTTCCGGCGAACTCTTCAAGTCCATGGCCGGCGTCAGCATGCAGCACATCCCCTATAAGGGCGCGGGTCCGGCATTGAACGACGTCATTGGCAACCAGGTGCCGATCATGTTCGACAACCTGCCCTCCTCGTCCAGCCACATCAAGGCGGGCACGCTGAGAGCGTTGGCGGTGACGACGGCCGAGCGCGCGCCCTCCTTCCCAGACGTGCCGACGGTCGCGGAATCGGGCATTCCAGGTTACGAGACCTATACTTGGAATGCGCTCTTCGCTCCGGCAAAGACACCGAGCGAGGTAGTGATGCGCCTCAATGCCTCGGCCAAAAAAGCGCTCGCCGACCCCGCCGTCGCCGAACGCATGAAGGAGTTCAGCGCCGCGATTGTCGGCTCGACACCGGATGAACTTGCCGCCCATGTAAAAGCTGAGCTCGCCAAATGGGGGCCGGTCGTGAAGGGCGCAAACATCCAGATGGAATGA
- a CDS encoding ABC transporter transmembrane domain-containing protein, translating into MAEQARAEENKGRSLRPLGRLAPYVMRYRGLVAGALISLALAAVTSLALPLAVRRMIDHGFTRSDGSFINSYFAMLMVMAVVLAIASALRYYFVITIGERIVADLRRDVFSHVTRLSPSFFDVNQSGEIVSRLTADTTQIKSAVGATASVALRNLILCLGAICMMVVTSPKLSSLVIGAIPLIVFPLVAFGRSVRRRSRAAQDTLAEASAFANETIAATRTVQAFNGEDAAATRYGSAVESAYEAARAAIRSRALLTGIAITLIFGSVVAVLWVGAHSVLAGTLSAGTLGQFLLYAVISAGSLGALSEVWGELSQAAGAADRLTELLDEVSPISAPANPETLPSLSRGRVEFSGVHFAYPSRPGKSALHGLNFAVTPGETVAIVGPSGAGKSTVFSLLLRFYDPQQGSVTIDGVDARLTTPDELRQRIAIVPQEVTIFAASIHENIAFGRPGASREDVRAAAVAAQADEFIARLENGYETEVGERGVTLSGGQRQRIAIARAILKNAPVLLLDEATSALDAESETLVQKALDGLVDGRTTLVIAHRLATVLKADRILVMDQGRVVEEGTHQSLIRHGGIYARLARLQFDAANEDVLAAAK; encoded by the coding sequence TTGGCAGAGCAGGCACGGGCTGAGGAAAACAAGGGGCGGTCACTGCGGCCGCTTGGCAGGCTGGCGCCTTATGTCATGCGTTATCGCGGCCTGGTAGCGGGCGCGCTGATTTCTCTGGCGCTTGCCGCCGTCACCTCGCTGGCGCTGCCGCTTGCGGTGCGCCGGATGATCGATCACGGCTTCACGCGGTCCGACGGCAGCTTCATCAACAGTTACTTCGCTATGCTGATGGTCATGGCCGTCGTGCTCGCGATCGCGAGCGCGCTACGCTATTATTTCGTCATCACCATCGGCGAGCGCATCGTCGCCGATCTTCGCCGCGACGTCTTTAGCCATGTGACGCGGCTGTCGCCCTCCTTCTTCGACGTCAACCAGTCCGGCGAGATCGTCTCGCGACTGACCGCCGATACGACGCAGATCAAGTCGGCCGTCGGCGCAACCGCTTCGGTGGCGCTCAGGAACCTCATTCTCTGTCTCGGCGCCATATGCATGATGGTCGTCACCTCACCAAAACTGTCGAGCCTCGTCATCGGAGCGATCCCGCTGATCGTCTTCCCGCTCGTCGCCTTCGGCCGCTCAGTGCGCAGGCGTTCCCGCGCCGCCCAGGATACGCTTGCCGAAGCGTCCGCCTTCGCCAATGAGACGATCGCCGCGACTCGGACGGTACAGGCCTTCAACGGCGAGGATGCCGCAGCGACACGATACGGCAGCGCCGTCGAATCGGCCTATGAGGCTGCTCGCGCCGCCATACGTTCGCGCGCACTGCTGACGGGCATCGCCATCACGCTGATCTTCGGCAGCGTCGTTGCCGTGCTCTGGGTCGGCGCCCACAGCGTGCTTGCCGGCACCTTGTCTGCCGGCACGCTCGGCCAGTTCCTGCTCTACGCCGTCATCTCGGCGGGGTCGCTCGGCGCGCTGTCCGAGGTTTGGGGCGAACTCTCACAAGCGGCCGGCGCTGCCGACCGGCTGACCGAGCTTCTCGACGAGGTCTCGCCGATATCAGCCCCCGCCAACCCTGAAACCCTCCCTTCGCTCAGCCGTGGCCGCGTCGAATTTTCCGGCGTGCATTTCGCCTATCCCTCGCGTCCCGGCAAATCGGCCCTGCATGGCTTGAACTTTGCAGTCACCCCGGGCGAAACCGTCGCCATCGTCGGCCCCTCCGGCGCCGGCAAGAGCACTGTCTTTTCACTGCTGCTGCGCTTCTACGATCCGCAGCAGGGCAGCGTGACCATTGACGGTGTCGACGCCCGGCTGACGACACCTGACGAGTTGCGCCAGCGCATCGCGATCGTGCCGCAGGAGGTCACCATCTTCGCCGCGTCGATCCATGAAAACATCGCCTTCGGCCGCCCCGGTGCGTCGCGTGAGGACGTCCGCGCCGCCGCCGTTGCCGCCCAGGCCGACGAATTCATCGCCCGGCTGGAGAATGGCTATGAGACCGAGGTGGGCGAACGCGGCGTTACCCTCTCCGGCGGTCAGCGACAGCGCATCGCCATTGCCCGCGCCATCCTGAAGAACGCACCCGTGCTGCTGCTCGACGAGGCGACCTCCGCGCTCGATGCCGAAAGCGAGACCTTGGTGCAGAAGGCGCTCGACGGGCTCGTAGACGGCCGCACGACGCTGGTCATCGCCCATCGCCTGGCAACCGTGCTGAAGGCCGACCGCATCCTCGTCATGGATCAGGGGCGGGTCGTCGAGGAAGGCACGCATCAAAGTCTGATCCGCCACGGCGGCATCTATGCCCGCCTCGCCCGGCTGCAATTCGACGCCGCTAACGAAGATGTTCTCGCCGCCGCAAAGTAG
- a CDS encoding CheR family methyltransferase has product MSMAAMAETQLPGDRISKRNFDKLARFIYDYSGIKMPPTKLTMLEGRLRRRLRATNHSTFDDYCDFLFNHDGLAQETVYLIDVVTTNKTDFFREAKHFDYLQSVALPAIAGSGVRTIRTWSSACSTGAEPYTMAMVLAEFTEGRSDVSYSVLATDLSSDVLQTARRGIYPDDLIAPVPRDLQRKYVLTAKQPDRREVRITPKLRSRIGFARMNLMDEKYPIGEPMHVIFCRNVLIYFDKQTQAGVLNRLCDCLAKGGYMFIGHSESITGFDLPLKQVSNTVFQRI; this is encoded by the coding sequence ATGAGTATGGCAGCAATGGCGGAAACCCAATTGCCGGGCGACCGGATCAGCAAGCGCAATTTCGACAAGCTTGCCAGGTTCATCTACGACTATAGCGGCATCAAGATGCCGCCGACCAAGCTGACGATGCTCGAAGGGCGGCTGCGGCGCCGCCTTCGCGCGACCAATCATTCGACCTTCGACGATTATTGCGACTTCCTGTTCAATCACGACGGCCTCGCCCAGGAAACCGTCTACCTGATCGACGTGGTGACGACGAACAAAACTGACTTCTTCCGCGAAGCCAAGCATTTCGACTACCTGCAGAGCGTGGCGTTGCCGGCGATCGCCGGCAGCGGTGTTCGCACCATTCGCACCTGGAGTTCGGCCTGCTCGACCGGAGCCGAGCCCTATACGATGGCGATGGTGCTGGCGGAATTCACCGAAGGCCGTAGCGATGTCTCCTACAGCGTGCTGGCGACCGATCTTTCCTCCGACGTGCTGCAAACGGCGCGCCGGGGCATCTATCCGGACGATCTGATTGCGCCGGTGCCACGCGACCTGCAGCGCAAATATGTGCTGACAGCCAAGCAGCCGGATCGGCGGGAAGTGCGCATCACGCCGAAATTGCGCAGCAGGATTGGTTTTGCCCGCATGAACCTGATGGACGAGAAATACCCGATCGGCGAACCGATGCACGTCATCTTCTGCCGCAACGTGCTAATCTATTTCGACAAGCAGACTCAAGCGGGCGTCCTCAACCGTCTATGCGATTGCCTGGCGAAGGGCGGTTATATGTTCATCGGCCATTCCGAGTCGATCACCGGCTTCGACTTGCCGCTGAAGCAGGTCTCGAACACGGTGTTCCAGCGTATCTAG